The Streptomyces sp. NBC_01244 genome contains a region encoding:
- a CDS encoding MerR family transcriptional regulator, which produces MTADDSFGRLDDDDYPAYTMGRAAEMLGTTQGFLRAIGEARLITPLRSAGGHRRYSRYQLRIAARARELVDQGTPIESACRIVILEDQLEEAQRINAEYRRAAEASTPSDSA; this is translated from the coding sequence CGACTCGTTCGGCCGTCTCGACGACGACGACTACCCCGCCTACACCATGGGCCGGGCCGCCGAGATGCTCGGCACCACGCAGGGATTCCTCCGGGCGATCGGCGAAGCCCGTCTCATCACCCCGCTCCGCTCCGCCGGCGGACACCGCCGCTACTCCCGCTACCAGCTGCGCATCGCTGCCCGCGCCCGCGAACTCGTCGACCAGGGCACACCCATCGAGTCGGCCTGCCGCATCGTCATCCTCGAAGACCAGCTCGAGGAAGCCCAGCGCATCAATGCCGAATATCGCCGCGCCGCAGAAGCGTCCACA